One window of Papaver somniferum cultivar HN1 chromosome 9, ASM357369v1, whole genome shotgun sequence genomic DNA carries:
- the LOC113312153 gene encoding uncharacterized protein LOC113312153, translating into MEQPPGFQDEEHPHYVSSLADTSLFVQKLGKRLTILLVYVDDILVTGNDTTYITAFISELNNHFHVKDLGALHYFLGLEVLRNSSGIFLSQSKYILDLLKKTNMVGCKHCSSPAVANSQLTYEGELLPDPTSYRSIVGALHYLTWSRPEISFAVLQVCQFEFLFLFHFSLSSLILRECKNLRFVLLMKR; encoded by the exons ATGGAGCAGCCTCCAGGATTTCAAGATGAAGAACATCCCCACTATGTCT CATCTTTGGCTGACACTTCACTCTTTGTTCAAAAATTGGGTAAAAGACTCACAATATTGCtggtatatgttgatgatatcttaGTCACTGGAAATGATACAACTTATATCACTGCTTTCATCTCTGAATTGAACAATCACTTTCATGTCAAAGATCTTGGTGCTCTTCATTACTTTCTTGGTCTTGAAGTCTTAAGAAATTCATCTGGAATTTTTCTATCTCAATCCAAGTACATTCTGGACTTGCTCAAAAAGACTAACATGGTTGGTTGCAAACACTGCTCTTCTCCAGCTGTTGCTAATTCTCAACTTACATATGAGGGTGAATTACTTCCAGATCCTACTTCTTACAGATCAATTGTTGGTGCATTACACTACTTAACTTGGAGCAGACCTGAAATATCTTTTGCAGTCCTACAAGTCTGCCAATTtgaatttctttttttgtttcacttttctctttcctctctgATACTCAGAGAATGTAAGAACCTTAGATTTGTTCTGTTAATGAAGAGATGA